In Miscanthus floridulus cultivar M001 chromosome 5, ASM1932011v1, whole genome shotgun sequence, one genomic interval encodes:
- the LOC136449915 gene encoding protein transport protein SEC23 A-like: MEETPPGQPPSAHASPPFAPGPFTPPPRVFSPGLAAARGTPSPGPATAHLSTPPGPPVFSSPLRPAAVPFRATPASPHPVPFAASGGYSSSSSATAATTASLPTSSAPHFLNGAATPHGDHVPAPSPLQGDGLDNPYVQFSANKVLKQKKLLNAPSLGFGALVSPGKEVSPGPEVVERDPRRCLNCGAYVNLYCDVQIGSGQWQCVICKKLNGSDGEFVVSSKQDLLHWPELASTTVDYVQVGNRRPGFVPVSDTRVSGPIFILIDECLDEAHLQHLQGSLHAFVDSLPPTAKIGIITYGRTVSVYDFSEGAAVSADVLPGNKSPTHESLKALIYGTGVYLSPIHASLPVAHTIFSSLRPYQLSVPEVSRDRCVGAAVEVALGIIQGPSVELSRGIIKRSGGNCRILVCAGGPSTFGPGSVPYSVKHPNYAYLEKTAMKWMESLGHEAQRHSTVVDIFCAGQCPVRVPVLQPLAKCSGGVLLVHDDFGEAFGVNLQRASTRAAGSHGLFEIRCSDNMLVTQVIGPGEEASPDSHETFKHDSSFCIQMHSVEERQSFSVSMETKGDIKNEFVFLQFAVHYSNIYQTEITRVITMRLQTVDGLSAYLASVQEDVASVIIGKRTVLRARTASDAIDMRLSIDDRVKDIALKFGTQVPKSKLYRFPKELASLPECLFHLKRGPLLGSIIGHEDERSVLRNLFLNASFDLSLRMLAPRCIMHREGGTFEELPAYDLVMQPNAAVVLDHGTDIFIWLGAELAAQEGQSAAALAACRTLAEELSEQRFPAPRILSFKQGSSQARYFVSRLIPAHKDPTYEQESRFPQLRTLTPEQRARLKSSFIQFDDNSFCEWMRSLKLVPPEPS, from the exons ATGGAGGAGACGCCGCCGGGGCAGCCGCCGTCGGCGCACGCGTCTCCTCCGTTCGCCCCGGGGCCCTTCACTCCGCCGCCGCGCGTCTTCTCGCCCGGCCTCGCCGCCGCGCGGGGCACGCCCAGCCCCGGCCCCGCGACGGCGCACCTCAGCACGCCACCCGGCCCGCCCGTCTTCTCATCGCCGCTGCGCCCCGCGGCCGTGCCCTTCCGCGCCACCCCGGCCTCGCCCCACCCCGTGCCCTTCGCCGCCTCGGGGGGctactcctcgtcctcctccgccactgccgccaccaccgcctccctCCCCACCTCGTCGGCGCCGCACTTCCTCAACGGCGCTGCCACGCCTCACGGGGACCACGTCCCCGCGCCGTCACCGCTCCAGGGGGACGGCCTCGACAACCCCTATGTACAGTTCTCCGCAAACAAG GTGCTGAAGCAGAAGAAGCTGCTCAATGCCCCTAGCTTGGGGTTTGGAGCTCTGGTTTCTCCAGGGAAGGAGGTGTCGCCTGGCCCAGAGGTTGTGGAGCGTGATCCACGCCGTTGCCTGAACTGCGGGGCATATGTGAACTTGTACTGTGATGTCCAGATCGGCTCCGGGCAGTGGCAGTGTGTCATTTGCAAGAAGCTCAATGGCAGCGACGGGGAATTTGTGGTCTCCAGCAAGCAGGACCTGCTCCATTGGCCAGAGCTCGCATCCACGACTGTGGATTATGTGCAGGTGGGGAACAGGCGGCCAGGCTTTGTCCCAGTGTCCGACACAAGGGTGTCCGGCCCCATTTTTATCCTCATAGATGAATGCCTCGATGAGGCGCACCTGCAGCATCTCCAGGGCTCCTTGCATGCCTTTGTGGATTCTCTCCCTCCTACCGCAAAGATAGGAATAATCACCTATGGGAGAACTGTCTCAGTGTATGATTTCTCAGAGGGGGCAGCAGTGTCAGCGGATGTGCTACCTGGAAACAAGTCGCCTACCCATGAGTCTTTGAAGGCTCTAATATATGGGACAGGTGTTTATCTGTCTCCTATACATGCTTCGCTACCTGTTGCACATACAATATTCTCCTCTCTGAGACCCTATCAGCTGAGTGTGCCAGAAGTGTCAAGGGATCGGTGCGTTGGAGCAGCAGTAGAGGTTGCCCTTGGTATTATTCAAGGGCCATCAGTGGAGTTGTCTCGTGGAATCATCAAGAGATCAGGTGGCAACTGCAGGATCTTGGTGTGTGCTGGTGGCCCTAGCACCTTTGGACCTGGATCAGTGCCTTATTCGGTTAAACATCCGAACTATGCTTATCTGGAGAAGACAGCTATGAAGTGGATGGAGAGTCTTGGTCATGAAGCACAGAGACACAGTACTGTTGTTGATATCTTTTGTGCTGGACAATGTCCTGTGAGGGTCCCTGTTCTGCAACCATTGGCAAAGTGTTCTGGAGGTGTGCTCTTAGTTCATGATGACTTTGGAGAGGCCTTTGGGGTCAATTTGCAAAGGGCATCAACTAGAGCAGCTGGTTCCCATGGCTTATTTGAGATCAGGTGTTCAGATAACATGCTTGTTACTCAAGTTATTGGCCCTGGTGAAGAGGCGTCTCCTGATTCTCATGAAACATTCAAGCATGATAGTTCATTTTGTATCCAGATGCATAGTGTTGAGGAGAGACAGAGTTTTTCTGTGTCTATGGAGACAAAGGGTGATATCAAAAATGAGTTTGTTTTCTTACAGTTTGCGGTCCATTATTCCAATATATATCAAACAGAAATCACTCGTGTGATCACTATGAGGCTGCAGACTGTTGATGGTTTGTCTGCATATCTGGCAAGTGTGCAGGAGGATGTTGCGTCAGTTATCATTGGTAAAAGAACTGTATTGCGTGCCAGGACTGCCTCTGATGCTATTGATATGAGGCTCTCAATTGATGACAGAGTAAAGGACATAGCTCTCAAATTTGGTACTCAGGTCCCAAAATCAAAGCTGTACCGCTTCCCAAAAGAACTAGCATCACTCCCAGAGTGCTTGTTTCATCTGAAAAGGGGACCGCTTTTGGGTAGCATAATCGGACATGAAGATGAAAGATCTGTACTTAGGAATTTGTTCCTGAATGCGTCGTTTGACCTTTCGCTTCGTATGCTGGCACCTCGGTGCATAATGCATCGTGAAGGTGGTACATTTGAGGAGTTGCCAGCATATGATCTTGTCATGCAACCTAATGCTGCAGTGGTACTggaccatggaacagatatttTCATTTGGTTG GGTGCTGAGCTAGCAGCCCAAGAAGGACAAAGTGCAGCAGCTTTAGCAGCATGCCGTACTCTGGCAGAAGAGCTCAGTGAACAGCGTTTTCCAGCTCCCAGGATACTTTCATTCAAA CAAGGAAGCTCTCAGGCTAGATATTTTGTCTCACGCCTGATCCCAGCTCACAAGGACCCTACATATGAGCAG GAGTCAAGGTTTCCGCAATTACGGACGCTTACTCCTGAGCAAAGGGCTAGGCTAAAGAGCAGCTTCATCCAGTTCGACGACAATAGTTTTTGCGAGTGGATGCGCAGCCTCAAATTGGTCCCGCCAGAACCAAGCTAA